A genomic region of Branchiostoma lanceolatum isolate klBraLanc5 chromosome 4, klBraLanc5.hap2, whole genome shotgun sequence contains the following coding sequences:
- the LOC136433496 gene encoding barrier-to-autointegration factor A-like: MSSTSQKHRDFVGEPMGDKPVSALAGIGEKLGGRLEEEGFDKAYVVLGQFLVLKKNEEFFKDWLKTTCNANSKQSADCYNCLKQWCDTFL; the protein is encoded by the exons ATGTCGTCCACATCACAGAAGCACAGGGACTTTGTTGGGGAGCCCATGGGGGACAAGCCAGTATCAGCCTTGGCTGGTATTGGGGAGAAACTGGGAGGAAGGCTGGAAGAAGAGGGCTTTGACAAG GCATATGTAGTGCTGGGCCagttcctggtgctgaagaaGAATGAGGAGTTCTTTAAGGACTGGCTGAAGACCACATGCAATGCCAACAGTAAACAGAGTGCAGACTGCTATAACTGCCTTAAACAGTGGTGTGACACCTTCTTGTGA
- the LOC136433489 gene encoding guanine nucleotide-binding protein subunit beta-like protein 1, with protein sequence MSRPPPDPVFVLRGSDGAVNCLKFHCHEADSPRLLFSGTASGKIHPWNLQTKRSMGVLDGHGGQGILSLGLCDNMMLYSQGRDGAVALWDLHEGRKDVSDTIPVSAVGFCQVEMFNQGSSRLMAAAGVGPAEIVGMDLQSKKPIFSLQPTEGSPPHGMVMALKADCECLHLWAAYEDGSVAMWDVKQRQIVSHLQVHAEPILCMDYDQEQGKGVTGSADNKLAVWTDKDRQLLTKQIVELSNPGLSCVKIRDDHKVVVTGGWDHMIRLYGWKKLKPLAVLDYHTDIVQCVDFSDHDKSEARLLAAGSKDQRISLWSIYNQ encoded by the coding sequence ATGAGTCGTCCCCCTCCTGATCCTGTATTTGTCCTGCGTGGTTCAGATGGTGCAGTTAACTGCCTCAAGTTTCACTGTCATGAGGCAGACTCTCCTAGACTCTTGTTTTCTGGCACAGCTAGTGGGAAAATCCACCCATGGAACCTGCAGACAAAACGGAGTATGGGTGTACTTGACGGACATGGGGGCCAGGGTATTCTGTCCTTAGGTCTTTGTGACAACATGATGCTCTATAGTCAGGGGCGTGACGGGGCAGTGGCACTCTGGGATCTGCATGAAGGCCGGAAGGATGTTTCTGACACGATCCCAGTGTCTGCTGTAGGCTTCTGTCAGGTTGAAATGTTTAATCAGGGCTCCAGTAGACTGATGGCTGCAGCAGGAGTGGGGCCAGCTGAGATAGTGGGGATGGATCTGCAGAGCAAGAAGCCAATCTTTTCTCTACAGCCTACGGAAGGGTCTCCTCCGCATGGGATGGTCATGGCACTGAAGGCAGACTGTGAATGCTTGCACCTTTGGGCAGCATACGAGGATGGAAGTGTTGCTATGTGGGATGTAAAACAAAGACAAATTGTCAGCCACCTACAAGTGCATGCAGAGCCAATTCTTTGCATGGATTATGACCAGGAGCAAGGCAAGGGAGTTACCGGATCAGCTGACAACAAACTTGCTGTATGGACTGACAAAGATAGACAACTTCTGACCAAACAGATTGTTGAGCTCAGTAACCCTGGTCTGTCATGTGTGAAAATAAGGGATGACCACAAAGTAGTGGTAACAGGAGGCTGGGATCATATGATACGTCTGTATGGATGGAAGAAGCTGAAACCTCTGGCTGTACTGGACTACCATACGGACATTGTACAATGTGTGGACTTCTCTGATCATGATAAGTCTGAGGCAAGGCTACTTGCTGCAGGATCAAAAGACCAGAGAATTAGTCTGTGGTCTATATATAATCAGTGA